One segment of Opitutaceae bacterium DNA contains the following:
- a CDS encoding beta-galactosidase — translation MQSIESLAVLVAACTLCGGGSQALGNEPVVDRLQTEARGIHLLWADDKPDQTDIMRLPFVHGGQVVVQWADIEPQPGRYDFKSMDSKLAYLAGLNAWATVQINGNLKPGWLFREVPSVSARFHQQVQDEQGTLMFWHPRFIEAHLAMLRSVAAHLRTSSWRERLLGIRMNFNAVGTEQLHIPEEYCDPRAWRIPAGVSVDGVPVYDETVRQRYVSRTVETYEKEFSQWAVVFVRNLVDGEVLARIAPDLRAGRLGLFHTSSEVEPRTGMTERRYGMFYDYARSGETVAYAEPWASAWGEHGGKNDVRWCSPCQWNYWTLLFNLHCGVSFIGEYYINLHFALTGDHPRRLKDTVHPKEQAGEFLAAYRWVDTYAGRHNRPLETPGAWVAFRQNSEIKAKNSIGPRDGWTLRRFSGDYNFLMERLDGDDSVGVGPVGPPEQRYGAFARKYPAQRSARLRLDSDFLRVLSQHGGSVRVIYLDDARRPDALVRIGDDVVGQLRFSSGGRWQIAEFAVPKESWKRTTSEWQIEVASGAAPVTLHLVEARR, via the coding sequence ATGCAAAGTATTGAGTCGCTGGCTGTGCTGGTCGCGGCGTGCACCCTGTGCGGTGGGGGCAGTCAGGCGCTTGGCAATGAGCCGGTGGTCGATCGCCTGCAGACGGAGGCCCGGGGGATCCATCTGCTCTGGGCGGATGACAAGCCGGACCAGACGGATATCATGAGGCTGCCATTTGTGCATGGCGGTCAGGTCGTCGTGCAGTGGGCGGACATCGAGCCCCAGCCCGGACGGTACGACTTCAAGTCCATGGACTCCAAACTTGCCTATTTGGCGGGCCTGAACGCATGGGCGACGGTTCAGATCAATGGCAATCTGAAACCTGGCTGGCTTTTCAGGGAGGTGCCCTCGGTCTCCGCGCGTTTTCACCAGCAGGTCCAGGACGAGCAGGGCACGCTCATGTTCTGGCATCCGCGATTCATTGAGGCGCACCTCGCGATGCTCCGGTCCGTGGCGGCGCATCTGCGCACGAGCTCCTGGCGCGAAAGGCTCCTTGGCATCCGCATGAATTTCAATGCGGTAGGCACGGAGCAGCTGCACATCCCCGAGGAGTATTGCGATCCGAGGGCATGGAGGATTCCGGCCGGAGTCTCGGTGGACGGCGTCCCTGTTTACGATGAGACGGTGCGACAGCGCTACGTTTCACGGACAGTCGAAACCTACGAGAAGGAGTTCTCCCAATGGGCAGTTGTGTTTGTGCGCAATCTTGTGGACGGCGAAGTGCTGGCCCGGATTGCGCCCGACCTGCGGGCGGGAAGACTCGGACTCTTTCACACGTCGAGCGAAGTCGAACCGCGCACGGGGATGACGGAGCGCCGCTACGGCATGTTTTATGACTACGCGCGTTCAGGGGAAACCGTTGCCTATGCGGAACCCTGGGCCTCCGCTTGGGGGGAGCATGGGGGCAAGAATGATGTGCGCTGGTGCAGCCCCTGCCAGTGGAACTACTGGACCCTGCTATTTAATCTGCATTGCGGCGTCTCGTTCATCGGAGAGTACTACATCAATCTTCATTTTGCCCTCACCGGGGACCATCCGCGGCGGCTAAAGGACACCGTGCATCCGAAGGAGCAGGCCGGGGAGTTTCTGGCCGCCTACCGATGGGTGGACACCTATGCGGGCAGGCACAATCGTCCGCTTGAAACCCCCGGTGCATGGGTCGCCTTCCGTCAGAATTCAGAGATCAAGGCGAAGAACTCGATAGGACCGAGGGATGGATGGACACTCCGGCGATTTTCGGGCGACTACAATTTCCTGATGGAGCGGCTGGATGGGGATGATTCCGTCGGTGTCGGCCCGGTGGGTCCTCCGGAACAGCGTTATGGCGCCTTTGCCCGAAAATATCCCGCGCAGCGCAGCGCCAGGCTCAGACTGGATTCGGACTTCCTGCGCGTACTCTCACAGCATGGTGGAAGCGTGAGGGTCATCTATCTCGACGACGCACGGCGCCCCGATGCGCTGGTGCGAATCGGAGATGATGTTGTCGGACAACTCAGATTTTCCTCGGGAGGACGCTGGCAGATCGCCGAGTTCGCAGTTCCGAAGGAAAGCTGGAAGCGAACGACCAGCGAGTGGCAGATCGAAGTTGCCAGCGGGGCGGCTCCCGTGACGCTGCATCTTGTGGAGGCGCGCCGTTAA
- a CDS encoding AI-2E family transporter, with product MPDREFQSAPKDFFSPAQRRMITAALSFLAFALILALLVGGIRVLGILVSRFAGVLWPIAVAGIIALMLRPLVELFEERLNGRRLAAVLIVVGLMLAVFALILLMVVPPAIDQILDLIAFVPKLWKDSLEYIGQHYPNWIELTQKQLQNPTVRSIVDQLSQELQTLFKHAVPSLKAAGTGLLGIAGFATHLAVVPIYLFFFLLSRAQPADRLPEHLPFLSPAVREDVVFLFREFVSIVISFFRGQLLIGLIMGVLYAIGFSIVGLKFGAVVGMALGFLNIIPYLGSIMGFVVTVPLALFQPGGGWKLVALVLTVQVIVQNIEGWILTPKIMSDRTGLHPVAVIFAIFFWGTALDGLLGMILAIPLTAFFVTAWRLAKRKYLSHWSPPSTTDPAAARGGG from the coding sequence ATGCCCGACCGAGAGTTCCAATCCGCCCCAAAAGATTTTTTCTCGCCGGCCCAACGGCGCATGATAACGGCGGCGCTTTCATTCCTGGCGTTTGCATTGATTCTCGCCCTGCTCGTTGGCGGGATCCGGGTGCTCGGCATCCTGGTTTCCCGCTTCGCTGGAGTCCTCTGGCCAATCGCCGTCGCCGGAATCATCGCACTCATGCTCCGACCGCTGGTGGAGCTTTTCGAGGAGCGGCTCAATGGTCGCAGGCTCGCCGCGGTCCTCATCGTCGTGGGCCTCATGCTCGCGGTCTTCGCCCTCATCCTCCTGATGGTTGTTCCACCAGCGATTGACCAGATCCTGGATCTGATCGCATTCGTGCCGAAACTGTGGAAGGACAGCTTGGAATACATCGGGCAACACTACCCCAACTGGATCGAGCTCACGCAAAAGCAGCTTCAGAATCCAACCGTGCGATCAATTGTCGACCAGCTCTCCCAGGAGCTTCAGACCCTTTTCAAGCATGCGGTGCCATCGCTCAAGGCGGCGGGAACGGGGCTGCTGGGAATCGCCGGCTTCGCCACACACCTTGCGGTCGTGCCGATCTATCTGTTCTTCTTTCTGCTCTCGCGCGCGCAACCGGCGGACAGGCTTCCGGAGCACCTGCCGTTCCTGTCACCAGCGGTCCGTGAGGATGTCGTCTTCCTGTTTCGCGAGTTCGTCTCGATAGTGATCTCCTTTTTTCGCGGACAGCTCCTCATCGGATTGATCATGGGGGTGCTCTACGCCATCGGGTTCAGCATTGTGGGACTCAAGTTCGGCGCGGTGGTCGGCATGGCGCTGGGATTCCTGAATATCATCCCCTACCTCGGCTCGATCATGGGTTTTGTTGTCACCGTGCCGCTGGCCCTGTTCCAACCCGGCGGAGGATGGAAACTGGTGGCCCTCGTGCTCACGGTTCAGGTGATCGTGCAGAACATTGAGGGCTGGATTCTCACGCCGAAGATCATGTCGGACCGCACCGGCCTCCATCCCGTCGCGGTCATATTCGCCATCTTTTTCTGGGGAACAGCGTTGGATGGACTTCTGGGAATGATCCTTGCCATCCCGCTGACGGCATTTTTCGTCACTGCCTGGCGCCTGGCCAAGCGGAAATATCTTTCCCATTGGAGCCCGCCCTCCACGACTGATCCTGCAGCCGCCAGGGGAGGCGGCTGA
- the gspG gene encoding type II secretion system major pseudopilin GspG, whose product MPPSQTIDLRSQTASHARATALRSRTGFTLMEILVVLAIIGLLVGLTVTKFTNVLEGNEKKIAGMFVKSSLSGPLMQYRMALGEYPSTAEGIQALIVAPANKSERWAGPYIEAKDGKVPLDPWGEPYQYRYPGTKNKGGYDLWSKGQDKADGTDDDIGNW is encoded by the coding sequence ATGCCTCCAAGCCAGACCATTGACCTCCGTTCACAAACCGCCAGCCACGCCCGTGCGACCGCGTTGCGCTCGCGAACCGGGTTCACGCTCATGGAGATTCTTGTCGTGCTCGCGATCATCGGCCTTCTGGTGGGCCTGACCGTCACCAAGTTTACCAATGTTCTCGAAGGCAACGAAAAGAAAATTGCGGGAATGTTTGTGAAATCCAGCCTGAGCGGTCCGCTCATGCAGTACCGCATGGCGTTGGGGGAATACCCGTCGACTGCCGAAGGCATACAGGCGCTGATCGTCGCACCCGCAAACAAGAGTGAGCGCTGGGCGGGACCTTACATCGAGGCGAAGGATGGCAAGGTGCCGCTTGATCCATGGGGCGAGCCCTATCAATACCGGTACCCTGGGACGAAGAACAAAGGCGGCTACGATCTTTGGTCGAAGGGGCAGGACAAGGCTGACGGCACCGACGACGATATCGGAAACTGGTGA
- a CDS encoding sulfatase, translating to MNPSPHCSRLIGKLSSAAWLAAIAIVMQLSVSAAPAPEASRPNVLIISIDDLNDWVGTFGGNPQTRTPNMDRFCAEGAVTFQNAYCPGPVCGPSRSAFLSGFMPYRTGIYGNSQNMRRSPLVQTHATLPEYFAQNGYQTINRGKFFHKHATADGLDEGQWAFTDWSSTEGAWGVNPSHLYSRLKGVYDGTKGAPTKDDAVFSRDDEGTEFAWGPTREGKEGTPDYLTSQWAADELSKQHDKPFFMVVGISKPHLPWYVPQEYFDRFPLDGIVIPEYKLDDLDDILTPDGKRKFSESADFKWVTRKDHADLFKRAVQAYLAAAAYSDECVGVVLDGLAKSAYKDNTIVMIFGDHGWHLGEKLRFRKATLWQEATRLPLMVRAPGITSGRAESPRLVNLMDLYKTLIELCGLPPKAEIDGRSFVPLLKEPARSWQYPTMTINGLGNASIRDERWYYIRYQDGTEEFYDMRTDPMQWKNLARSSDPEVVAAKRSLAALYPSHFAPDLPRNPPKKQVRSNLPPLPSPDIKRDLSKLK from the coding sequence ATGAATCCATCACCGCATTGTTCCCGTCTTATCGGGAAACTCTCCTCTGCCGCTTGGCTTGCGGCAATCGCCATTGTGATGCAACTGTCCGTCTCGGCTGCTCCAGCCCCGGAGGCTTCCAGACCCAACGTGCTCATTATCTCGATCGATGACCTTAACGACTGGGTCGGCACCTTCGGAGGCAATCCCCAGACTCGCACGCCGAACATGGACCGGTTCTGCGCAGAAGGGGCCGTCACTTTTCAAAATGCCTACTGTCCTGGCCCCGTCTGCGGTCCTTCGCGCTCCGCATTTCTCTCGGGATTCATGCCCTATCGCACCGGTATCTATGGCAACAGCCAGAACATGCGGCGATCTCCGCTGGTGCAGACTCACGCCACCCTGCCTGAGTATTTTGCCCAAAACGGCTATCAGACGATCAACCGCGGCAAGTTCTTCCACAAGCATGCGACAGCCGACGGGCTTGATGAGGGGCAGTGGGCCTTCACCGACTGGAGCAGCACTGAAGGTGCCTGGGGAGTGAATCCCTCCCACCTCTACTCGCGCTTGAAAGGCGTGTATGATGGGACGAAGGGCGCGCCCACCAAGGACGATGCGGTCTTCTCGCGGGATGATGAAGGCACTGAGTTCGCCTGGGGGCCCACAAGGGAAGGGAAAGAGGGCACTCCTGACTACCTTACCTCCCAGTGGGCGGCGGACGAATTGTCCAAACAGCACGACAAGCCCTTCTTCATGGTGGTCGGCATCAGCAAGCCGCATCTTCCCTGGTATGTGCCGCAGGAGTACTTTGACCGCTTTCCTCTCGATGGCATCGTGATTCCGGAATACAAACTCGATGATCTGGATGACATTCTGACACCTGATGGGAAAAGGAAATTCAGTGAGTCCGCGGACTTCAAGTGGGTCACCCGGAAGGACCACGCCGACCTTTTCAAGCGGGCCGTGCAGGCCTACCTTGCCGCCGCGGCATACTCCGATGAGTGCGTGGGTGTCGTTTTGGACGGTCTCGCGAAAAGCGCCTACAAGGACAACACGATCGTCATGATATTCGGTGATCATGGCTGGCACCTCGGAGAAAAACTGCGATTCCGCAAAGCGACGCTCTGGCAGGAGGCGACACGTCTGCCGCTGATGGTGCGCGCGCCTGGCATCACCAGCGGGCGGGCCGAGAGCCCCCGACTCGTCAACCTCATGGATCTTTACAAGACGCTCATTGAACTCTGCGGTCTTCCTCCAAAGGCGGAGATCGACGGGCGCAGCTTTGTTCCACTGCTCAAGGAGCCCGCGCGGTCCTGGCAGTATCCAACGATGACCATAAACGGGCTTGGCAACGCGTCGATTCGTGATGAGCGCTGGTACTATATCCGCTACCAAGACGGCACGGAGGAGTTCTATGACATGCGGACGGACCCCATGCAGTGGAAGAATCTGGCTCGGTCCTCGGACCCGGAGGTCGTTGCGGCAAAACGAAGCCTCGCCGCACTCTACCCCTCGCACTTTGCACCCGATCTTCCCCGCAATCCTCCAAAAAAGCAGGTGCGCAGCAATCTGCCGCCGCTTCCCAGCCCGGACATAAAGCGGGATCTGTCTAAACTCAAATAA
- a CDS encoding prepilin-type N-terminal cleavage/methylation domain-containing protein, which translates to MNTPANGHCANRGRARARESAFTIIEVLIALAIIGLIMIAMNTFVFSMGELWGRGGDVRLFDLHVRNVSRFLERELRSASFPPNVAAGSGAVSVQEIKAATGLDSPLLTFEVREGNRLMVWPERALPEVVCSLAVREGDGLLLLWHSRLETRFDDDAPRETTISPWVASMAYDYYDEDSKLWKTETNLRRTSGLQDSYDTPQRLRLTFRHGRLSEESIISLPQVGEGLPMF; encoded by the coding sequence ATGAACACCCCTGCGAACGGGCATTGTGCAAATCGGGGAAGGGCCCGCGCCCGGGAATCGGCGTTTACGATCATCGAGGTGCTGATTGCGCTCGCGATCATCGGACTGATCATGATTGCGATGAACACGTTTGTGTTCTCGATGGGGGAGCTGTGGGGGCGCGGCGGCGACGTGCGGCTCTTTGACCTGCATGTGCGGAACGTGTCGCGGTTCCTTGAGCGCGAACTGCGGAGCGCTAGTTTTCCGCCAAATGTGGCTGCTGGTTCCGGAGCCGTATCGGTTCAGGAAATAAAGGCGGCCACAGGACTCGACAGCCCGCTGCTCACATTCGAAGTCAGGGAGGGCAATCGCCTGATGGTCTGGCCGGAGCGTGCGCTGCCCGAGGTTGTGTGCTCACTGGCCGTGCGAGAAGGAGATGGCCTGCTCCTGCTCTGGCATTCGAGGCTGGAAACGCGCTTTGATGACGATGCACCCCGGGAAACGACGATTTCACCCTGGGTCGCGTCGATGGCCTATGACTATTACGATGAAGATTCCAAGCTCTGGAAAACGGAGACGAATCTCCGGCGCACGAGCGGGCTTCAGGACAGCTATGACACGCCCCAGCGCCTGCGCCTGACCTTTCGGCACGGCAGGCTTTCGGAGGAGTCCATCATCAGTCTTCCGCAGGTGGGAGAGGGCCTGCCGATGTTCTAG
- a CDS encoding sulfatase, translating into MKVIQSIRLILLSVAAIAAQCVAATNRPNILFCIADDASYAHFSANGCRWVNTPAFDRIAREGLLFSRAYTPNSKCAPSRAVVLTGRNSWQLESAANHGGYWPEGKYRTFVETLGENGYHTGMTGKGWGPGDPGHLNGRARQLAGRPYNDKRKTPLTDKISPVDYAGNFAAFLQDRPAGKPFCFWFGAHEPHRDYSRGSGIRLGGKSPGQIDRVPLYLPDTPAVRSDMLDYALEIEYFDAQLGLVLDVLEKTGELENTIVVVTSDNAMPFPRLKGTTYEAALHLPLAIRWGRGIAHPGRTVNDLVSFIDFAPTFLDAADIDPVKTSMESIQGGSLLDIFRNTDDGKIQPGRESLFTGQERHDLGRPNDVGYPVRGMLTERFLYLHNFEPARWPMCDPITGYLNTDGGPSKTAVLEENRKGINHWRWELDFGRRPAEELYDLQSDPDCIVNLAADPDFDSTRVQMKERLFSALREQRDPRMEGKGEVFDRYPHASALRNFYERYLKGERLRTPWVEESDYESHDFDAERPLAPRHPVGR; encoded by the coding sequence ATGAAAGTGATCCAATCGATTCGTCTGATTCTGCTGTCTGTCGCTGCGATCGCCGCTCAATGCGTCGCAGCGACAAATCGTCCGAACATACTTTTCTGCATCGCTGATGATGCATCGTATGCGCACTTCTCGGCGAACGGATGCCGATGGGTGAACACCCCGGCGTTTGACCGGATTGCCCGCGAGGGACTCCTGTTCAGCCGCGCCTACACTCCAAACTCCAAGTGTGCGCCGTCGCGCGCGGTGGTGCTCACCGGGCGAAACAGCTGGCAGCTGGAATCCGCCGCCAATCATGGCGGCTACTGGCCGGAGGGAAAGTATCGAACGTTTGTTGAGACGCTCGGTGAAAACGGGTACCACACCGGCATGACTGGAAAAGGCTGGGGTCCGGGGGATCCCGGGCATCTCAATGGCCGGGCACGCCAGCTGGCGGGGCGGCCGTACAATGACAAACGGAAGACTCCCCTGACGGACAAGATTTCGCCGGTCGACTACGCCGGAAACTTTGCGGCCTTTCTCCAGGATCGTCCGGCGGGCAAGCCATTCTGCTTCTGGTTTGGGGCCCATGAGCCTCACCGCGACTACAGCCGTGGATCAGGCATCAGGCTGGGAGGGAAATCCCCGGGTCAGATAGATCGCGTTCCGCTCTATCTGCCGGACACGCCCGCGGTTCGCAGTGACATGCTGGACTACGCGCTCGAGATTGAATACTTCGATGCCCAACTCGGGCTCGTCCTCGATGTGCTGGAAAAGACCGGCGAACTGGAGAATACAATCGTCGTCGTCACATCCGACAACGCGATGCCGTTTCCCCGCCTGAAGGGCACCACGTACGAGGCCGCCCTGCACCTGCCCCTGGCTATTCGCTGGGGACGAGGCATTGCCCACCCCGGTCGCACGGTGAACGATCTCGTGAGTTTCATCGATTTTGCACCCACGTTTCTCGATGCAGCGGACATTGATCCGGTGAAGACATCGATGGAGTCCATTCAGGGCGGAAGCCTGCTCGATATTTTCCGGAATACAGACGATGGAAAAATTCAGCCTGGCCGTGAATCGCTCTTCACCGGCCAGGAACGCCACGACCTTGGGCGACCGAACGATGTCGGGTATCCCGTCCGGGGCATGCTGACGGAGCGTTTTCTCTATCTGCACAACTTCGAACCGGCGCGATGGCCCATGTGTGATCCGATCACCGGCTACCTCAATACGGACGGCGGGCCGAGCAAGACTGCTGTGCTTGAGGAGAATCGAAAGGGGATAAACCACTGGCGCTGGGAGCTGGATTTCGGCCGTCGACCGGCTGAGGAACTTTATGACCTTCAGAGCGACCCCGACTGCATTGTCAACCTTGCGGCCGATCCTGATTTTGATTCCACGAGAGTTCAAATGAAGGAGCGACTTTTCTCCGCGCTTCGAGAGCAGCGCGATCCGCGCATGGAAGGGAAGGGCGAGGTGTTTGACAGGTATCCGCATGCATCGGCCCTGCGAAACTTCTACGAACGGTACCTAAAGGGAGAACGCCTGAGGACACCCTGGGTGGAGGAGTCGGACTATGAGTCACACGACTTTGACGCCGAACGGCCCCTTGCGCCAAGGCATCCGGTCGGCCGCTGA
- a CDS encoding mechanosensitive ion channel family protein: protein MRTSEFLERLSAFLPRFLGALPLALGIVAVTFLVSLVVGRALHLFARRAALTELDVLPIRRIARWLIWLIGAVLIVNVFGFEMGGVWAVLSTIFGLVAIGFVAVWSIISHTSATMIILLLQPFEIGDDLEFPGESVRGRVANLNFFFTTLVDHEGALYQIPNNLFFQKTVRRRMNRRVVSLAAQLHSKQSASVELPPPPRDTGSAGRRVSVDAVVNTPDPASISPDPRR from the coding sequence ATGCGAACCTCCGAATTTCTCGAACGACTTTCCGCGTTTCTGCCGCGCTTCCTGGGCGCACTGCCTCTCGCTCTTGGGATTGTGGCGGTGACCTTTCTGGTCAGCCTTGTCGTGGGTCGGGCGCTGCACCTGTTTGCACGGCGCGCAGCCCTCACTGAACTGGACGTGCTGCCCATCCGCCGGATTGCACGCTGGCTGATCTGGCTCATAGGAGCAGTGCTGATCGTGAACGTTTTTGGCTTTGAGATGGGCGGCGTCTGGGCCGTGCTTTCCACGATCTTTGGCCTGGTGGCGATCGGGTTTGTAGCGGTCTGGAGCATCATCAGTCACACCTCGGCAACGATGATCATCCTCCTGTTGCAGCCTTTTGAGATCGGGGATGACCTTGAGTTTCCAGGGGAATCGGTGCGCGGGCGCGTGGCGAACCTCAATTTCTTTTTCACCACCCTGGTCGACCATGAGGGCGCGCTTTACCAGATACCCAACAATCTTTTCTTCCAGAAGACCGTTCGACGGAGAATGAACCGGCGTGTCGTCAGCCTGGCTGCGCAGCTCCATTCGAAACAGTCGGCGTCCGTGGAACTGCCGCCTCCCCCGAGGGACACCGGGTCCGCGGGCAGGCGCGTGAGTGTGGATGCCGTGGTCAACACCCCTGATCCCGCGAGCATTTCCCCTGATCCCCGGCGTTGA
- a CDS encoding EF-hand domain-containing protein, giving the protein MKNRIVITAAVAAVSLLTTFSAHAADANARKEKAAAAFAAADKDGDGKLNPAEFAAFNKNKLDAAAAKAKFAETDTNKDGYVTREELRAAMGNHGGKKPKQ; this is encoded by the coding sequence ATGAAAAATCGCATTGTCATCACTGCCGCAGTCGCGGCGGTTTCGCTTCTCACAACGTTTTCGGCGCACGCCGCGGACGCTAATGCCAGGAAAGAAAAGGCTGCAGCCGCATTTGCGGCCGCGGACAAGGATGGCGACGGGAAGCTCAATCCGGCGGAATTCGCCGCCTTCAACAAGAACAAGTTGGACGCGGCGGCAGCCAAGGCCAAGTTCGCCGAGACCGACACGAACAAGGACGGATATGTCACGCGTGAGGAGCTGCGCGCTGCAATGGGCAATCATGGCGGGAAGAAGCCGAAGCAATAA
- a CDS encoding sulfatase-like hydrolase/transferase — MSRKQAVFFLIDTQGVNCVGCYHPQLALRTPNIDRLAADGLRFERAYSCSPVCGPARSAIFTGLYPHSNGVLANDMAPHLDLPTLGQRLQSAGFSTGYVGKWHLDGTDYFGNGRCPPGWEPETWMDGRNYLDSLPDDEARALSRQVLGPKEVREHGISSEFTHAHRIADKAIDFIRRHQHEDFFLVVSIDEPHHPFIAPEPFASAFEDFLFPVPNADDPLTDKPRSQREWAAHTGKAFEASLVRRNGMIHLRHPRHFACNSFSDHQVGRVIAAIEERTPGAFVTYTSDHGDMFGSHRLHGKGPCMYDEIARIPLIVKWPGHVAPGGTSSGPVSHIDLVPTWLDFFGLAPVDLLQGKSLLPQIRRPESAVNDSVFLEFNRFEIDHDGFGAFAPIRAVFDGRYKLVINLLDTDELYDHATDSLELRNLINDSAVSEVRTRLHKEILGWRNRTRDPLRGPHWMRRPCSTLESGSTWGGPTRPRPFDETFEPKPLLYDTAEVIDRYEYAKY, encoded by the coding sequence ATCCGCAGCTGGCTTTGCGGACTCCCAACATCGATCGCCTGGCTGCGGACGGGCTCCGTTTCGAGCGGGCCTACAGTTGTTCGCCGGTGTGCGGCCCGGCGCGCTCCGCGATATTCACAGGTCTCTATCCGCACAGCAACGGCGTGCTCGCCAACGACATGGCGCCACACCTCGATCTGCCGACACTCGGACAGCGCCTGCAGTCCGCGGGATTCTCAACCGGATATGTGGGCAAATGGCACCTCGATGGCACCGACTACTTCGGCAACGGCCGCTGTCCACCGGGCTGGGAGCCGGAGACCTGGATGGACGGACGCAACTACCTCGACTCCCTGCCCGATGACGAGGCGCGGGCGCTGTCCCGCCAGGTGCTCGGCCCGAAGGAAGTGAGGGAGCACGGCATTTCCTCGGAGTTCACCCATGCCCATCGCATCGCCGACAAGGCGATCGACTTCATTCGCAGGCATCAGCATGAGGACTTCTTCCTCGTCGTCTCCATTGATGAGCCGCATCACCCGTTCATTGCGCCCGAGCCGTTTGCCAGCGCGTTTGAGGATTTTCTCTTTCCGGTTCCCAATGCCGATGACCCGCTCACCGACAAACCCCGGAGTCAGCGTGAATGGGCCGCGCACACGGGGAAGGCCTTCGAGGCGAGCTTGGTGAGGCGGAATGGCATGATCCACCTTCGGCACCCACGACACTTCGCCTGCAACAGTTTTTCCGACCACCAGGTGGGGCGGGTCATTGCAGCGATCGAAGAGAGGACCCCTGGCGCATTTGTCACCTACACCAGCGATCACGGCGACATGTTTGGCAGCCACCGGCTGCACGGCAAGGGGCCCTGCATGTACGATGAGATTGCAAGGATCCCCTTGATCGTGAAATGGCCGGGGCATGTCGCACCGGGCGGCACATCGTCCGGTCCGGTGTCACACATCGATCTCGTTCCCACCTGGCTCGACTTCTTCGGCCTTGCGCCAGTCGACCTGCTTCAGGGGAAGTCCCTGCTTCCGCAGATTCGCCGGCCGGAAAGCGCCGTCAACGACAGCGTCTTTCTCGAGTTCAACCGCTTTGAAATTGATCACGATGGCTTTGGTGCGTTCGCTCCGATTCGCGCGGTGTTCGACGGGCGCTACAAGCTTGTGATCAACCTGCTCGACACGGACGAACTTTACGATCACGCGACCGATTCGCTTGAGCTGCGAAATTTGATAAACGATTCGGCTGTCTCTGAAGTGCGCACGAGGCTCCACAAGGAAATCCTGGGCTGGAGGAACCGCACTCGAGATCCCCTCAGGGGGCCGCACTGGATGCGGCGCCCCTGTAGCACCCTTGAGTCCGGATCGACCTGGGGAGGACCGACACGGCCGAGGCCCTTCGATGAGACGTTTGAACCGAAGCCACTGCTCTACGATACCGCTGAGGTGATCGACCGCTATGAATATGCAAAGTATTGA
- a CDS encoding prepilin-type N-terminal cleavage/methylation domain-containing protein encodes MRRSRQGFTIIEVLVALAILALAAIVLGSSYANVINSYFVMKKSVRAEADFGFARSMLLAEPDLKKVEEGADFATMDGHRVRWSATVEPTTIADLFSVTFHCEVAGSTLEETRTTDQVFRLLRPTWSEAGERDKLRAESQKRILEMQVKRQ; translated from the coding sequence ATGCGCAGGTCGAGACAGGGATTCACGATCATTGAAGTGCTGGTGGCACTGGCGATTCTCGCGCTTGCGGCAATTGTCCTCGGCTCGTCCTACGCGAACGTCATCAACAGCTATTTCGTGATGAAGAAGTCAGTCCGGGCGGAGGCCGATTTCGGCTTCGCCCGATCCATGCTTCTTGCCGAGCCGGACCTGAAGAAAGTGGAGGAGGGGGCGGACTTTGCGACCATGGATGGACACCGCGTGCGGTGGAGCGCAACCGTGGAACCCACGACAATCGCAGATTTGTTCAGCGTGACCTTCCACTGTGAAGTCGCCGGCAGCACGCTTGAGGAAACGAGAACCACCGACCAGGTGTTCCGGCTGCTGCGTCCCACCTGGTCCGAGGCCGGCGAACGCGACAAGCTTCGCGCGGAGTCGCAGAAGCGGATTCTGGAAATGCAGGTGAAGAGACAATGA